CCGGCCTGCAGGAGGATGCCGCCGTTCAGCAGCGGAGGGTTCGCGACACTATTGCCGACTCGAACCGTCGCTTCGGTGGCCTCGCCAAGAGCCTTCCCGTTCGCGTCGAAGGCCACGGCGGTGACGAGGTAGTCACCGTCGGGGTACTTGCGCGACCCATTCATCGGGTCGTAGGCGTCCTGGCTATTCCAGTAGGTCTCCTGCGTGTTCCAGGTGTACTCAAAGGGGTACACGAGAGCAGTCACAAAGGGAGTCTCATCGGCAGGAGCGTCCTGGCGGGAGATACGATAGGAGATGTACCCCTGCTCGTTCCCGTCGAGATGCTTCTTGTCGGCGCGGAGGACAACCTGAGCACGTACGATGGTGTTGTCCAGGGGAGGGTTGAACTTTGGCCCGTCGCCAAACGCCGGAATGGACACGGCGACGGCGAGTAGGATGGTGGCTGCGGCAAGGCGAGCGACGGGTGTCGTCATCGTCTGGCCCCCTGCTGGGTAATGCGGAATGATGGTCTCTGGCTCGTCGCCCTTCGGACGGGCCCCGGTATCCTCTTGTCCGGCCGTCGGCAGAAACCAGACACCCGTTCCCCGAGAGGAGCTTCGGGCAACGGGTCGGACTCCTACCTACTTCGGCTCAGGACCACTGTCAAACCCTGCCGCGGCGGCCTCCTCGGCAATCAGCGGTCGCAACTGACGCGCTGACGCGTCAAGGGCCTGCGGCACCACCCGCACATCCGCCACCGACGTCATGAAGTTGGTGTCGCCGGACCAACGGGGCACGATGTGCAGGTGTACGTGCTCATCAATCCCCGCGCCCGCGACCTTACCGATGTTCATCCCCAGGTTGACCCCGTGGGGATGCAGACAGCGCCCGATGGCCCGCATGCAGACCTGGGCCAACTGCATCATCTCGCACACCGTCTCCTGCCCCAACTGCGTGAAATCCCCGGTATGCTCGTACGGGACCACCATCAGGTGGCCACTGTTGTAGGGATAAGCGTTCA
The nucleotide sequence above comes from Armatimonadia bacterium. Encoded proteins:
- a CDS encoding HIT domain-containing protein; the encoded protein is MHHLWAPWRIDYVTRPPVEGCVLCVKAQADKDEPEHVLYRGKSCYVLLNAYPYNSGHLMVVPYEHTGDFTQLGQETVCEMMQLAQVCMRAIGRCLHPHGVNLGMNIGKVAGAGIDEHVHLHIVPRWSGDTNFMTSVADVRVVPQALDASARQLRPLIAEEAAAAGFDSGPEPK